Proteins found in one Salvia splendens isolate huo1 chromosome 10, SspV2, whole genome shotgun sequence genomic segment:
- the LOC121752295 gene encoding microtubule-associated protein 70-2-like, producing MGSYQNCVNGEALTSSASFKAKKKPAAAISRAGSDSDDIITLMHGSDPVRVELTRLENEVREKDRELGEAHAEIKALKYSERLKEKAVEELTEELKKVDAKLKAAELQLESKNLEIKKINEEKKAALAAQFAAEATLRRVHAAQKDDEMPPIEAIIAPLEAELKLTRMEVAKLQEDSRALDRLTKSKEAALLEAERTVQIALAKASMVDDLQNKNQDLGKQIEICQEENRILDKMHRQKVSEVEKLTQTVRELEEAVLAGGAAANAVREYQKKVQEINEEKRILDRELARAKVSANRVAVVVANDWKDASDKVMPVKQWLEERKFYQGEMQQLKDKLAIAERAAKAEAQLKEKYHLRFKVLEERLKGHPNGINRAASQGRSTNNGALRRQSLGGSENLSRPSSNGILSRKGGLSASSRIINASSLLKLERDSSSSFESDGELSNGDRRVMDVNEKDSRLTNGKDTPPNNGTTHPCENGNGVILTEKLANGYEDCVSGMLYDMLQKEVITLRKFCNEKDQSLKDKDDAIEMLAKRVEMLNKAMEVEAKKMRREVAAMEKEVAAVRTGKEQDQRNRRSSATRGANVGSHTHSMRNGRHP from the exons ATGGGGAGCTATCAAAATTGCGTCAATGGAGAAGCTCTCACGTCATCCGCCTCCTTCAAGGCTAAGAAGAAGCCAGCCGCTGCCATCTCCCGAGCTGGCTCCGACTCTGACGACATCATTACTCTAATGCATGGCTCCGATCCGGTGCGCGTCGAGCTCACTCGCCTCGAAAACGAAGTTCGAG AGAAGGACCGTGAATTGGGAGAGGCACATGCAGAAATCAAAGCATTAAAGTATTCAGAACGCCTCAAGGAGAAGGCAGTCGAAGAG CTAACTGAAGAGCTTAAGAAAGTAGATGCAAAGTTAAAAGCTGCGGAATTGCAACTTGAAAGCAAG AATCTCGAAATCAAGAAAATAAATGAGGAGAAAAAAGCTGCTTTGGCTGCTCAATTTGCTGCAGAAGCCACTCTTCGAAGAGTGCATGCGGCACAGAAAGATGACGAGATGCCTCCCATTGAGGCAATCATCGCACCTCTGGAGGCCGAGTTAAAGCTTACCAGAATGGAG GTAGCAAAGCTACAGGAGGACAGCAGAGCtcttgatcgacttactaaatcAAAAGAGGCTGCTCTGTTAGAAGCAGAACGTACTGTTCAAATTGCTCTAGCAAAAGCATCCATGGTTGATGATTTGCAGAACAAAAACCAGGATTTGGGTAAACAGATTGAGATATGCCag GAAGAGAATAGAATATTGGACAAAATGCACAGACAAAAGGTTTCTGAAGTCGAGAAGCTGACACAAACCGTTCGTGAGCTTGAGGAGGCTGTTTTGGCTGGGGGTGCTGCTGCCAACGCCGTACGTGAATACCAGAAAAAAGTGCAAGAGATAAAT GAAGAAAAAAGAATCCTAGACCGTGAACTAGCACGTGCTAAGGTATCAGCAAACCGTGTAGCTGTTGTTGTTGCTAACGATTGGAAAGATGCAAGTGACAAAGTAATGCCAGTGAAGCAGTGGCTTGAAGAAAGAAAATTCTATCAG GGAGAAATGCAGCAACTGAAAGATAAGCTAGCTATTGCGGAGCGTGCTGCTAAGGCGGAAGCACAACTGAAG GAAAAATACCATTTACGCTTTAAAGTTTTGGAGGAAAGGCTTAAAGGGCATCCAAATGGTATAAATCGTGCTGCATCACAAGGAAGAAGTACGAACAATGGAGCTTTACGCAGGCAATCACTTGGAGGATCTGAGAACTTATCGAGACCATCATCAAATGGAATTCTGTCTAGAAAAGGGGGCTTATCAGCGTCATCCCGTATCATTAACGCGAGTTCACTGTTAAAGCTGGAAAGAGATTCATCAAGTTCATTTGAAAGTGATGGTGAGCTATCCAATGGTGATAGGAGGGTAATGGATGTGAACGAGAAAGACAGTCGGCTTACCAACGGAAAAGACACCCCACCAAACAATGGAACAACTCATCCTTGTGAGAATGGGAATGGAGTTATCTTAACTGAAAAGCTGGCAAATGGATATGAAGACTGTGTTTCTGGGATGCTATACGATATGCTGCAGAAAGAGGTTATTACACTGCGGAAATTTTGCAATGAGAAAGATCAAAGCCTCAAGGACAAAGATGATGCGATTGAG ATGTTGGCCAAAAGGGTTGAAATGTTGAACAAGGCAATGGAAGTCGAGGCCAAGAAGATGCGGAGAGAAGTAGCTGCCATGGAGAAGGAAGTCGCTGCTGTACGCACCGGCAAGGAACAAGACCAAAGGAACAGACGCTCTAGCGCTACAAGAGGAGCCAATGTTGGGTCTCATACGCATTCCATGAG GAACGGACGGCACCCTTAG
- the LOC121753275 gene encoding F-box protein At2g26160-like produces MADWSKLPYDIIHKVAGRLSVIQDFLAFSAVCCSWRLVYLAKEWNPGPQVPLLMFSNTENSSIVSFLSLYTNKVSNSELPEACGRRCWGSSSGWLVTTGNDLEIRLLNPSTHISYKLPPKSSLQISFGDFLSWYDIIERAFVFRNPSTSDADDDLVVMIIYGTLKQLAFCRPGYSSWRCVKDKTHSEFIDVTCVKDQIFALSFMGSLVLVDIDNIAVSAISGQDPPRNVALSLLIGGSERISLVESSGDLWMVYQNRGGNPWRSYVESTVFLVYKFDFDNKQWVRLSSLGSRTIFVGDNTCIAVCTARYLNCQSNSVYFVASKKDKGWPKRVTRVNVGVYSLRSGYSGPLCIGTDTQKHFSFPIWVMPTLR; encoded by the coding sequence ATGGCTGATTGGTCCAAACTTCCTTATGATATCATTCACAAGGTGGCTGGACGGTTATCGGTGATTCAAGATTTCCTTGCATTTTCTGCTGTTTGTTGCTCGTGGCGATTGGTTTATTTGGCTAAGGAATGGAATCCAGGTCCTCAGGTTCCGTTATTAATGTTCTCCAACACCGAAAACAGTAGCATTGTGAGTTTCTTAAGCTTGTATACGAATAAGGTTTCTAACTCAGAGCTGCCTGAAGCTTGTGGTAGGCGGTGCTGGGGTTCATCTTCAGGGTGGCTTGTAACTACAGGAAATGACCTTGAAATCCGGCTTCTAAATCCCTCTACTCATATCTCTTATAAACTCCCTCCTAAGTCTTCGCTACAAATCAGTTTTGGTGATTTTCTGAGTTGGTATGATATCATAGAGAGAGCCTTCGTCTTTAGGAATCCATCCACTTCAGATGCTGATGACGACTTGGTGGTTATGATAATTTACGGCACTTTGAAGCAGTTGGCATTTTGTAGACCCGGCTACAGTTCTTGGAGATGTGTCAAAGATAAAACTCATTCCGAGTTTATAGATGTTACGTGTGTGAAAGATCAAATCTTTGCTCTCTCCTTTATGGGATCCCTCGTCCTTGTTGATATTGATAACATAGCTGTTTCTGCTATAAGTGGGCAAGACCCTCCAAGGAATGTTGCCTTGTCACTTCTTATTGGGGGCTCGGAGCGAATATCCTTGGTCGAATCATCTGGAGATCTCTGGATGGTTTACCAAAATCGTGGGGGTAATCCGTGGAGGTCTTACGTAGAGTCAACAGTGTTTCTGGTCTACAAGTTCGATTTTGACAACAAACAGTGGGTCAGGTTGAGCAGCTTGGGAAGTCGCACGATTTTTGTTGGCGATAATACCTGTATTGCTGTATGTACAGCCCGCTACTTGAACTGCCAAAGTAACAGCGTGTATTTTGTAGCATCGAAGAAGGATAAAGGGTGGCCGAAGAGGGTGACTCGTGTCAATGTGGGTGTGTATAGCTTGAGGAGTGGTTATTCAGGACCCCTCTGCATAGGCACTGATACACAGAAGCACTTTTCTTTCCCGATTTGGGTGATGCCTACCTTGCGCTAG